In the genome of Gloeotrichia echinulata CP02, one region contains:
- a CDS encoding transposase, which produces MRQVEKHIIKEGHDWFDYCSDITTISRQLYNTAQFTQRQGFFYGWGTQSQASLDSLFKQNENYKALPAKVAQLVLKQNADAWIAYYKALVAYKLEPTKFTGRPKPPNYVDDKNLIKFNNQAIGKKEFSKGSVVPSMSPIRIPVKPGLRFDDLCEVRIVPKTGCFVIEVVYEILQKNEFFCSLNPELNVAIDIGLDNLATIVFNDLSEQPIIVNGKPLKSANQFYNKQIAKFRGFLPHGKGKSRRIANIVRNRNQFIDSYLHQSTKMIVDELLSLGVTHVSIGKNEQWKTRLNLGKRTNQSFTQIPHAKFIEILTYKLERVGITVKVAEESYTSKASAIDWDIIPTYQPNNKIKHVFSGKRVKRAWYISKNGLKIHADVNAGYNIGRKSNPEGFDCLQSILSDRGCQVVHPRRITPLFKRVHAESRVA; this is translated from the coding sequence ATGCGTCAAGTAGAAAAGCACATAATCAAAGAAGGACATGACTGGTTTGATTATTGTAGTGACATTACCACTATTTCTCGACAGCTTTATAACACTGCTCAATTCACTCAACGCCAAGGTTTTTTTTACGGATGGGGAACTCAATCACAAGCTAGCTTAGATAGTTTATTCAAACAAAACGAGAACTACAAAGCCTTACCAGCAAAAGTAGCGCAACTCGTATTAAAACAGAATGCAGATGCGTGGATTGCTTACTACAAAGCATTAGTGGCTTACAAACTTGAACCAACTAAGTTCACTGGTAGACCAAAACCACCTAATTATGTTGATGATAAGAACCTGATTAAGTTTAACAATCAAGCCATTGGCAAAAAAGAATTTAGTAAAGGTTCGGTTGTCCCGTCAATGTCGCCAATCAGAATCCCGGTAAAGCCTGGACTAAGATTTGACGACTTGTGCGAAGTGCGAATTGTCCCAAAAACGGGATGTTTTGTGATCGAGGTAGTCTATGAAATTCTGCAAAAAAATGAGTTCTTCTGTAGTTTGAATCCTGAACTTAATGTGGCGATAGACATAGGCTTAGACAATCTAGCGACGATTGTTTTCAACGACTTGAGCGAACAGCCAATTATCGTAAACGGGAAACCATTAAAATCAGCCAACCAATTTTATAACAAGCAGATTGCCAAGTTTCGAGGTTTTCTGCCTCATGGTAAAGGTAAATCAAGGCGAATCGCAAACATCGTCCGCAACCGTAATCAATTTATAGATTCATATTTACATCAATCCACAAAAATGATTGTGGATGAACTTTTATCTCTTGGTGTAACTCACGTCTCAATCGGGAAAAACGAACAATGGAAAACACGTCTTAATTTAGGTAAACGTACAAACCAAAGCTTTACTCAAATACCACATGCTAAATTTATCGAGATACTGACTTACAAATTGGAGCGAGTCGGTATTACCGTTAAGGTAGCAGAAGAATCTTACACAAGTAAGGCTTCGGCGATTGATTGGGACATCATCCCAACTTATCAACCTAACAACAAGATTAAGCATGTATTCTCAGGAAAACGTGTCAAACGTGCGTGGTATATCAGTAAAAATGGTTTGAAGATTCATGCTGACGTGAACGCAGGGTACAACATCGGCAGAAAAAGTAATCCTGAAGGATTTGACTGTCTCCAGTCTATTCTAAGCGATAGGGGGTGTCAGGTAGTACATCCAAGGCGGATAACTCCACTATTTAAGCGTGTCCATGCTGAAAGTAGAGTCGCTTAA
- a CDS encoding DUF5615 family PIN-like protein, giving the protein MRFLANENFPVRSVIRLRDAGYDVAYGSEDAPGAEDSLVLERAVIEDRIILTFDRDYGELIYRRRMAVPIGVVYFRYFPTTPEEPADVLLRLLSVERLSLERYFTVLEPTQLRQRPLP; this is encoded by the coding sequence ATGCGGTTTTTAGCAAATGAAAATTTCCCTGTCAGGAGTGTAATTCGGCTGCGCGATGCTGGATATGATGTGGCTTATGGCAGCGAAGATGCGCCAGGTGCAGAGGATTCTCTAGTTTTGGAACGAGCTGTTATTGAGGACAGGATTATACTGACTTTTGACAGGGATTATGGGGAGTTAATTTACCGAAGGCGAATGGCAGTACCAATTGGTGTGGTTTATTTTCGCTATTTTCCTACGACACCAGAAGAACCAGCAGATGTTTTACTACGTTTGTTGAGCGTTGAAAGATTATCTTTAGAAAGATATTTTACAGTTTTAGAGCCTACACAGTTGCGCCAACGTCCATTACCATAA
- the ebsA gene encoding type IV pilus biogenesis protein EbsA yields MSLEQLQPVTPQQANVYLPYIQGNRRNFLPYAISLYQKGVLEGQRKIEAGENIPFVASWNVATLPSDLTRCRIQFDGNAELSYELMMASFEFISFLIELMDNYKRYRLTDFSQAFYRKLLRIDE; encoded by the coding sequence ATGTCTCTTGAGCAACTCCAGCCTGTCACCCCACAACAAGCCAATGTTTACTTACCCTACATTCAGGGCAACAGGCGTAATTTTTTGCCCTATGCCATCAGTCTCTATCAAAAAGGCGTCTTGGAGGGACAGCGGAAAATCGAAGCCGGTGAGAATATTCCCTTTGTCGCTAGCTGGAATGTTGCCACCTTACCTTCAGACTTAACCCGTTGCCGAATCCAGTTTGATGGCAATGCTGAACTCAGTTATGAATTGATGATGGCAAGTTTCGAGTTTATTAGTTTTTTAATTGAACTGATGGACAATTATAAGCGCTATCGCCTGACAGATTTTTCTCAAGCATTTTATCGCAAACTGCTGCGAATAGATGAATAA
- a CDS encoding DUF433 domain-containing protein, with the protein MLDYILFKVLSYIMDWRKYIHSDPKILLGKPTIIGTRLSVEFLLGLFATGWTVQQVLENYPNLTPEALRAVFAFTAESLREESFYTLQFLSESA; encoded by the coding sequence ATGCTAGACTATATTTTGTTTAAAGTTTTATCATACATTATGGACTGGCGAAAGTACATTCATTCCGACCCAAAAATACTATTAGGTAAACCAACGATAATAGGAACTAGATTATCAGTCGAGTTTTTACTAGGCTTGTTTGCTACAGGTTGGACGGTACAACAAGTATTAGAAAATTATCCTAATTTAACTCCCGAAGCACTGCGGGCGGTATTTGCTTTTACTGCGGAGTCTTTGCGAGAAGAATCTTTTTATACATTGCAGTTTTTATCTGAGTCGGCGTAA